A window from Nocardioides mesophilus encodes these proteins:
- a CDS encoding DUF2200 domain-containing protein, protein MSRIFGTSVASVYPHYVAKVEKKGRTKAEFDQVIEWLTGFDESALNGHLAAGTTFEDFFTEAALNPHASLITGVVCGVRVENVDDPLMQKIRYLDKLVDELAKGRAMDRILRA, encoded by the coding sequence ATGAGCAGGATCTTCGGCACCAGCGTCGCGTCGGTGTACCCGCACTATGTGGCGAAGGTGGAGAAGAAGGGGCGCACGAAAGCCGAGTTCGACCAGGTGATCGAGTGGCTGACCGGCTTCGACGAGTCGGCGTTGAACGGTCACCTGGCCGCGGGCACGACCTTCGAGGACTTCTTCACCGAGGCAGCGCTCAATCCGCATGCGTCGCTGATCACCGGAGTGGTCTGTGGCGTGCGCGTGGAGAACGTGGACGACCCCCTGATGCAGAAGATCCGCTACCTGGACAAGCTGGTCGACGAGCTGGCCAAGGGCAGGGCGATGGACCGGATCCTGAGGGCCTGA
- a CDS encoding bifunctional 3'-5' exonuclease/DNA polymerase: MTRVSLSRLPGDRVLVVDGDATREVAAADLPAYVGAREVDAPRWVWDDTARWYPSLLAAGVRVGRCHDLRLGHHLLRRAPAVEGRLLDGEQSEHWDRLGPSGPSDPALFSIDDTAEHLRADLEDARQLSAVAASTEAARLRLLLAAESSGALAAAEMTYAGVPWRVDVHERLLTDLLGPRPPRGARPRGLEALVAEVRGAFGVPGLNPDSRPELLEALRRAGLDVADTRASSLRGLEHPGIAALLRYKQLAHLFQTNGWAWIDEWVSGGRFRPSYQPAGSSTGRWSSNGGGALSIPVQVRPAAVADDGWRLVVADVAQLEPRVLAGMSGDRALARSARGADLYQGMVEDGAVANRKAAKLGLLGAMYGATSGESGRLVTGLTRRYPEAFALVEEAARAGERGQGVRTLLGRGSPRLGDTWDPDDPPADPDSQARRRRAHGRFTRNFVVQGTGAEWALCWIADLRNRLWRLGGSGPLVSRPHLVFFLHDEVVVHTPAALADEVAAQAAEAAASAAALLFRDLTVDFPLNVSIVRSYADAGKPGATRPPVPDT; this comes from the coding sequence ATGACCCGGGTCTCGCTCTCGCGCCTGCCGGGCGACCGCGTGCTGGTGGTCGACGGCGACGCGACGCGTGAGGTGGCGGCGGCCGATCTGCCGGCGTACGTGGGAGCGCGCGAGGTCGACGCGCCGCGCTGGGTGTGGGACGACACCGCACGGTGGTATCCGTCGTTGCTGGCGGCCGGGGTGCGGGTCGGGCGCTGCCACGACCTGCGGCTGGGCCACCACCTGCTGCGGCGGGCCCCCGCGGTCGAGGGCCGGCTGCTGGACGGGGAGCAGTCGGAGCACTGGGACCGGCTCGGGCCGAGCGGGCCCTCCGACCCGGCGCTGTTCTCGATCGACGACACGGCCGAGCACCTGCGGGCCGACCTCGAAGACGCCAGGCAGCTGAGCGCCGTCGCGGCCTCGACCGAGGCGGCCCGGCTGAGGCTGCTGCTCGCCGCGGAGTCCTCGGGCGCCCTGGCCGCGGCCGAGATGACGTACGCCGGAGTGCCGTGGCGGGTCGACGTCCACGAGCGGCTGCTCACCGACCTGCTCGGGCCGCGGCCGCCGCGGGGCGCCCGGCCGCGAGGGCTCGAGGCGTTGGTGGCGGAGGTTCGCGGCGCCTTCGGCGTGCCGGGTCTCAACCCCGACTCCCGGCCCGAGCTGCTGGAGGCGTTGCGGCGGGCGGGGCTGGACGTCGCGGACACCCGGGCGTCCTCGTTGCGCGGGCTCGAGCACCCGGGCATCGCCGCGCTCCTGCGCTACAAGCAGCTCGCGCACCTGTTCCAGACCAACGGCTGGGCGTGGATCGACGAATGGGTCAGCGGCGGCCGGTTCCGGCCGTCGTACCAGCCGGCCGGCTCCAGCACCGGCAGGTGGTCCTCCAACGGCGGCGGCGCGCTGTCGATCCCGGTGCAGGTGCGGCCGGCGGCGGTCGCCGACGACGGCTGGAGGCTCGTGGTCGCCGACGTCGCCCAGCTCGAGCCACGCGTGCTCGCCGGCATGAGCGGCGACCGCGCGCTGGCCAGGTCCGCGCGCGGCGCCGACCTCTACCAGGGGATGGTCGAGGACGGCGCGGTGGCCAACCGCAAGGCCGCCAAGCTCGGGCTGCTCGGCGCGATGTACGGGGCGACCAGCGGTGAGAGCGGCCGTCTGGTCACCGGGCTCACCCGGCGCTACCCGGAGGCGTTCGCTCTGGTGGAGGAGGCGGCCCGTGCCGGCGAGCGTGGCCAGGGGGTGCGCACGCTGCTCGGCCGCGGGTCCCCGAGGCTGGGCGACACGTGGGACCCCGACGACCCGCCCGCCGATCCCGACAGCCAGGCCCGGCGGCGTCGCGCGCACGGCCGGTTCACCCGCAACTTCGTCGTGCAGGGCACCGGCGCCGAGTGGGCGCTGTGCTGGATCGCCGACCTGCGCAACCGGCTCTGGCGGCTGGGCGGCAGCGGTCCCCTCGTCAGCCGACCGCACCTCGTCTTCTTCCTCCACGACGAGGTCGTCGTGCACACCCCGGCCGCGCTCGCCGACGAGGTCGCGGCGCAGGCGGCCGAGGCGGCCGCAAGCGCGGCGGCGCTGCTGTTCCGGGACCTCACCGTCGACTTCCCGCTCAACGTCTCGATCGTGCGGTCGTACGCCGACGCGGGCAAACCCGGCGCGACGCGTCCGCCGGTGCCGGATACTTGA
- a CDS encoding phospholipase D-like domain-containing protein — protein MNDPSDWLLTRTERANPLTTLDDRHGDDRAWSEGNHVRLLIHGATYFRALYDALEATGPGDLVLFTDWQGDADERLTGEAGSEVLEVLSRADRRGVAVHGLVWRSHLDQTGFFATENRHLGEQLQKRGVEVLLDMRVRVGGSHHQKFVVVRHRDDPARDVAFVGGIDLAHNRRDDAAHHGDPQPAPLTEEYGDHPPWHDVQAAIQGPAVHDVETVFRERWSDPAPLSRAPWRQLADRLRGLDSSPDTLPEQWPPPPSAGQHTVQLLRTYPDLRLGRDYPFARGGERSVARGYTKAVRRAERMVYVEDQYFWGGDVARVFEEQLRRQRELRAVVVIPLVPDLGGLNRVPQLLGRHRAIDRLRRIAPDRVAAYGLENHAGVPVYVHAKVCTIDDTWTSIGSDNFSRRSWTHDSELSAVVLDESYARTLRLTLAAEHLDRLDQVAGQGLEAAMADCLEPAAMFDVYAAYADRLDEWHLAGRRGPRPPGRLRRLPEAQLTPRQRRWAALPLDLVHDPDGRPPALRATDRY, from the coding sequence ATGAACGACCCCTCCGACTGGCTGCTCACGAGGACGGAGCGGGCCAATCCGCTGACCACCCTGGACGACCGCCACGGTGATGACCGGGCCTGGTCGGAGGGCAACCACGTCCGTCTGCTGATCCATGGTGCGACGTACTTCCGAGCGCTGTACGACGCGCTCGAGGCCACCGGCCCCGGCGACCTCGTGCTCTTCACCGACTGGCAGGGCGACGCCGACGAGCGGCTCACCGGCGAGGCCGGGAGCGAGGTGCTCGAGGTCCTCTCCCGCGCGGACCGGCGCGGCGTCGCCGTGCACGGGCTGGTCTGGCGCTCCCACCTCGACCAGACGGGCTTCTTCGCTACCGAGAACCGCCACCTCGGTGAGCAGCTGCAGAAGCGGGGCGTCGAGGTGCTGCTCGACATGCGGGTCCGCGTCGGGGGCTCGCACCACCAGAAGTTCGTCGTGGTCCGGCACCGTGACGACCCCGCGCGAGACGTGGCCTTCGTCGGCGGCATCGACCTCGCCCACAACCGGCGCGACGACGCCGCGCACCACGGAGATCCGCAGCCGGCGCCACTCACCGAGGAGTACGGCGACCACCCCCCGTGGCACGACGTCCAGGCGGCGATCCAGGGGCCGGCCGTCCATGACGTGGAGACCGTCTTCCGGGAACGCTGGAGCGATCCCGCGCCGCTCTCCCGGGCGCCGTGGCGACAGCTGGCCGACCGGCTCCGGGGGCTCGACAGCTCTCCGGACACCCTCCCGGAGCAATGGCCGCCGCCGCCGTCCGCAGGGCAGCACACGGTCCAGCTGCTCAGGACCTATCCCGACCTGAGGCTCGGCCGCGACTACCCCTTCGCCCGCGGCGGCGAGCGCAGCGTCGCCCGCGGCTACACCAAGGCGGTGCGGCGGGCCGAGCGGATGGTCTACGTCGAGGACCAGTACTTCTGGGGCGGCGACGTCGCTCGGGTCTTCGAGGAGCAGCTGCGGCGGCAGCGCGAGCTGCGCGCCGTCGTCGTCATCCCGCTGGTGCCCGACCTCGGCGGCCTCAACCGGGTGCCGCAGCTGCTGGGCCGGCACCGGGCGATCGACCGGCTTCGGCGGATCGCCCCGGACCGCGTCGCGGCGTACGGCCTCGAGAACCACGCCGGTGTCCCCGTCTACGTGCACGCCAAGGTCTGCACCATCGACGACACCTGGACCAGCATCGGGTCGGACAACTTCAGTCGTCGTTCCTGGACCCACGACTCCGAGCTGTCAGCCGTCGTCCTCGACGAGTCCTATGCCCGGACCCTGCGGCTCACCCTGGCGGCCGAGCACCTCGACCGGCTCGACCAGGTGGCCGGGCAGGGCCTCGAGGCGGCGATGGCCGACTGCCTCGAACCGGCCGCGATGTTCGACGTCTACGCTGCGTACGCCGATCGGCTCGACGAGTGGCACCTCGCCGGGAGGCGAGGGCCGCGCCCGCCCGGTCGGCTGCGCCGGCTCCCCGAGGCGCAGCTCACCCCGCGTCAGCGACGGTGGGCGGCACTGCCGCTCGACCTGGTCCACGACCCCGACGGCAGGCCACCCGCGTTGCGAGCGACCGACCGGTACTGA
- a CDS encoding metallopeptidase family protein codes for MVEVDPERFEAMVSEALDGLPAELGEIMSNVAVTVEHGTGPAGLLGLYRGIPLTRRTTSYAGVLPDRITIYRRAICAVCHSDEEVVEQVRRTVVHEIGHHFGIGDARLRELGW; via the coding sequence ATGGTCGAGGTCGATCCCGAGCGGTTCGAGGCAATGGTCAGCGAGGCGCTCGACGGGCTGCCCGCCGAGCTCGGGGAGATCATGAGCAACGTGGCCGTCACCGTCGAGCACGGCACGGGGCCGGCGGGCCTGCTGGGGCTCTACCGGGGCATCCCGCTGACGCGTCGCACGACGTCGTACGCGGGTGTGCTGCCCGACCGGATCACGATCTACCGACGTGCCATCTGCGCGGTCTGCCACAGCGACGAGGAGGTCGTGGAGCAGGTTCGGCGGACCGTGGTCCACGAGATCGGCCACCACTTCGGCATCGGGGACGCCCGGCTGCGCGAGCTCGGCTGGTGA
- a CDS encoding magnesium transporter CorA family protein codes for MARTRCYRGGVLTDEDFPLDQVSEHLGDTSAVVWVDLCAPDLVDLQLVADELGLHRLAVEDAAQGRQRPKFDRYAGHDFLTAYTVLLDVASGRLITGELAAFITPAALVTVRREDTFSIDALVARWDDEVDLTRFGVGALLHGLLDFVVDAHFDAVESLDDQIEELEDLLFDDRPHDQSVQRRSFELRKSLVQLRRVVLPMREVVNTLMRRDIGLVPDELMPYYQDVYDHVLRASEWTESLRDLVNTILETNLTIQGNRLNVITKKVTSWAAIIAVPTAITGFYGQNLPYPGFAHQGGFLTSSILIVALSGALYLTFKRKDWL; via the coding sequence ATGGCACGAACGCGTTGCTATCGCGGGGGAGTCCTCACCGACGAGGACTTCCCGCTCGACCAGGTGTCGGAGCACCTGGGGGACACGTCTGCCGTCGTGTGGGTCGATCTGTGTGCGCCGGACCTCGTGGACCTGCAGCTGGTGGCCGACGAGCTGGGGCTGCACCGGCTCGCCGTGGAGGACGCCGCGCAGGGTCGCCAGCGGCCCAAGTTCGACCGCTACGCCGGGCATGACTTCCTCACCGCCTACACGGTGCTGCTCGACGTCGCCAGTGGCCGGCTGATCACCGGTGAGCTCGCTGCGTTCATCACCCCGGCGGCGCTGGTCACGGTACGCCGCGAGGACACCTTCTCGATCGACGCGCTGGTGGCCCGGTGGGACGACGAGGTCGATCTCACCAGGTTCGGGGTCGGTGCACTGCTGCACGGGCTGCTGGACTTCGTCGTCGACGCGCACTTCGATGCGGTGGAGTCGCTCGACGACCAGATCGAAGAGCTCGAGGACCTGCTGTTCGACGACCGGCCTCATGACCAGAGCGTCCAACGCCGCAGCTTCGAGCTGCGCAAGAGCCTGGTGCAGCTGCGTCGCGTCGTCCTGCCGATGCGGGAGGTCGTCAACACCCTGATGCGACGCGACATCGGTCTGGTCCCCGACGAGCTCATGCCCTACTACCAGGACGTCTACGACCACGTGCTGCGGGCCAGCGAGTGGACCGAGAGCCTCCGCGACCTGGTGAACACCATCCTCGAGACCAACCTGACGATCCAGGGGAACCGCCTCAACGTGATCACCAAGAAGGTCACGAGCTGGGCCGCGATCATCGCGGTGCCGACCGCGATCACGGGCTTCTACGGTCAGAACCTGCCGTACCCGGGGTTCGCCCACCAGGGCGGCTTCCTCACCTCCTCGATCCTTATCGTCGCCCTCTCCGGCGCCCTCTACCTCACCTTCAAGCGCAAGGACTGGCTCTGA